A genomic stretch from Scheffersomyces stipitis CBS 6054 chromosome 6, complete sequence includes:
- a CDS encoding predicted protein, with product MFARSALGRSDQLVTALNSQKRQFVLTAATTALGSLLFSEDNRLASQMEKGLLHNKNAENSASIPNTANKFFSRPEAEYPGHVPLYTFEKMLMFLGSSVGAYTHPERNEFIVALGESTAITPVLRRLQHQMLSDPVGRQILRERPRMTSTSLDLEHLRELPDNTIGKTYVKWLDKEGVSPDTRVEVKYIDNEELAYIYQRYRECHDFYHAITGLPIIIEGEISVKVFEYMNIGIPMSGLGALFAPLRLKKSQKERLYNIYYPWAFKSGLNSKPLINVYWENILEEDIDEFRKTMGIEQPPDLRNLRKEYFKKLKEAKKIV from the coding sequence ATGTTTGCGAGGTCTGCATTGGGCAGGTCCGATCAGTTGGTGACAGCTTTGAACTCGCAGAAAAGGCAATTTGTCCTCACAGCAGCCACAACAGCCTTAGGTTCATTACTTTTCAGCGAGGACAACCGGTTGGCTTCACAGATGGAGAAGGGTCTATTGCACAACAAAAATGCTGAAAATTCCGCTTCAATACCAAATACAGCGAATAAATTCTTCCTGAGACCAGAGGCCGAGTATCCTGGTCATGTACCTCTCTACACCTTTGAGAAAatgttgatgttcttggGTTCCTCAGTAGGTGCCTACACACATCCCGAGCGAAACGAGTTCATTGTAGCTTTGGGAGAGTCTACTGCCATCACTCCAGTTTTGAGACGGTTACAACATCAAATGTTGAGCGACCCTGTGGGAAGACAGATTTTGCGCGAAAGACCTAGAATGACGTCGACGTCGTTGGACTTAGAGCATCTTAGGGAATTGCCCGATAACACTATTGGTAAGACTTATGTCAAATGGTTGGACAAGGAAGGAGTCAGTCCGGACACGAGAGTTGAAGTCAAATATATtgacaatgaagaattaGCCTACATTTACCAACGTTACCGTGAATGCCATGACTTCTACCATGCCATCACGGGGTTGCCTATTATTATCGAAGGAGAAATCTCAGTGAAGGTATTTGAGTATATGAACATCGGCATTCCCATGAGTGGTTTAGGGGCCCTCTTTGCCCCCTTAAGGTTGAAAAAGAGccagaaagaaagactCTACAACATCTACTACCCATGGGCATTCAAAAGTGGCTTGAACTCCAAACCATTGATTAACGTCTACTGGGAGAATATTCTCGAAGAGGATATCGATGAGTTCAGAAAAACAATGGGAATCGAACAACCACCAGATTTGCGTAATTTGCGTAAGGAATACttcaaaaagttgaaggagGCAAAAAAGATCGTCTAG
- a CDS encoding predicted protein: SEDDPDPLELRKLALSYDYLIYKINDHVSTMADTTYQSILSKQKLIENNYFEDQLHLQDELDHVETLLDNCTQLELEFMKLDQLKMFIDDFKSRLDVLELEYSNLE, from the coding sequence TCAGAAGACGACCCTGACCCACTCGAGCTTCGTAAGCTCGCTCTTTCTTATGATTATCTCATCTACAAGATCAATGACCATGTATCTACTATGGCGGACACAACATATCAGTCCATTCTCAGCAAGCAGAAACTCATTGAAAACAATTACTTCGAAGACCAATTACACTTGCAAGATGAATTGGACCACGTAGAAACATTACTTGACAACTGTACGCAATTAGAGCTTGAGTTCATGAAACTCGATCAGCTAAAGATGTTCATCGACGACTTCAAGCTGCGCTTGGATGTTCTCGAGTTGGAATACCTGAATCTTGAGTGA
- a CDS encoding predicted protein, which produces MSQFLYQYFLKRTNLDHVFPVGPEEDPYFEEIPPEELHFYQRKGAKRKRKLPSVIPKHDLDILNSVKRKAYRLDLQLSICGLRLGWAGIIGLIPWIGDVISLMFALQILHAAQRIEGGLPPSLQSKMIANIALDFGLGLIPLLGDFCNILYKCNSRNFILLEKYLVQKHGGIPVKAHSAEKSKKASDFPNDGANHKGVSNVPNSAPNGSEKNQHSVQNSV; this is translated from the exons ATGTCACAATTTCTCTACCAATACTTTCTCAAGAGG ACCAACTTGGACCATGTTTTCCCTGTGGGGCCCGAAGAGGATCCTTACTTTGAAGAGATTCCACCCGAGGAACTCCATTTCTACCAGAGAAAGGGTGCcaaaagaaagaggaagTTGCCTAGTGTCATTCCCAAACACGACTTGGATATCTTGAACTCGGTCAAGCGGAAGGCTTATCGTTTGGACCTACAACTTAGTATCTGTGGATTGAGACTTGGATGGGCTGGTATCATAGGATTGATTCCATGGATTGGAGATGTGATTTCGTTGATGTTTGCTCTACAGATTCTACACGCCGCTCAGCGAATCGAAGGAGGACTTCCTCCATCATTGCAGCTGAAAATGATAGCCAACATTGCACTTGATTTTGGTTTGGGGTTGATTCCTTTACTTGGTGATTTCTGTAATATTCTCTACAAGTGCAATTCGAGAAACTTTATTCTACTCGAAAAGTATCTTGTTCAGAAACACGGTGGTATTCCGGTGAAGGCTCATTCGGCGGAAAAGAGTAAAAAGGCGTCAGACTTCCCCAATGATGGCGCGAATCATAAAGGAGTTTCTAATGTACCAAACAGTGCTCCTAATGGTTCTGAGAAGAATCAACATTCTGTACAAAATTCTGTCTGA